In the genome of Segatella copri, one region contains:
- a CDS encoding fimbrillin family protein encodes MKKHIIRYAGFALAILGMVSCSEEQETALRSQDAKSTPMTFLVSHPGQATRATETSFEQNDKIGLYVADAKAQLEIGGNLVNNEALTYDGSKWAAARTLYWDKGTYTAYAYYPYMEDVSSITDQPFSVVLDQSTAKSKEALGGYEASDLLFASSKNISASASPIPLNFKHIMSKLKIRLIKGEDFEGDMPTTAQVTIHNTVPTATIDLQAGVATRYVKGTRKSIIAHQDDATSYSAIIVPQRIENRMPLIEVVMKGVSYLFESKFQFKPGTEHLVNLIISDNPDQVKIEVGGEIKNWQ; translated from the coding sequence ATGAAGAAACATATAATAAGATACGCAGGTTTTGCGTTGGCTATATTAGGAATGGTATCTTGCAGCGAAGAGCAGGAAACGGCTCTTCGCTCGCAAGATGCGAAATCCACACCGATGACCTTCCTGGTGAGCCATCCGGGACAAGCAACCCGTGCCACAGAGACCAGCTTTGAGCAAAACGACAAGATTGGACTTTACGTGGCAGATGCAAAGGCACAACTGGAAATAGGAGGCAACCTGGTGAACAACGAAGCGCTGACCTACGATGGAAGCAAATGGGCGGCAGCCCGAACCCTCTACTGGGACAAGGGCACCTATACTGCCTATGCTTACTATCCCTACATGGAAGATGTAAGCAGCATTACAGACCAGCCCTTCAGCGTAGTCCTGGATCAAAGCACCGCCAAAAGCAAGGAAGCCCTGGGCGGCTATGAGGCAAGCGACCTGCTCTTTGCCAGCAGCAAGAACATTTCGGCATCAGCCTCACCCATCCCTCTCAACTTCAAGCACATCATGAGCAAGCTCAAGATTCGCCTGATAAAAGGAGAGGATTTCGAGGGCGATATGCCTACTACGGCTCAGGTAACCATCCACAACACGGTGCCCACTGCCACCATCGACCTGCAAGCAGGTGTGGCAACCCGCTATGTAAAGGGAACCCGAAAGAGTATCATCGCACATCAGGACGATGCAACCAGCTATTCGGCCATCATCGTGCCTCAGCGCATCGAAAACCGAATGCCGCTCATCGAGGTGGTGATGAAAGGCGTGAGCTATCTCTTCGAGAGCAAGTTCCAGTTTAAACCTGGAACTGAACATCTCGTCAACCTCATCATCTCCGACAATCCAGACCAGGTGAAGATTGAAGTCGGTGGAGAAATTAAAAACTGGCAATAA